The genomic stretch agtatgccctccccaAGTAAAATTAAACTTCGCACCCCTTTAAAATTGGGGAGAAAGCTCGGTATCCCCCCCCCTTCTCTCCCGTGGGTCTAAAATTCCCCCCCACTTTTCCAACTCCTCTCTAGGGGTCTCCCAGAAACTTCCAAAACGGgggatcccccccccccccccccccccccccccgagcccGCTCCACGCCGGTTTTGGCCCGAGCTGGCATCCACGTCGACCCGAGTCCATCCACGTCAGCATAACGATGCCGTCAGGCTGCGTCCCTCCCTATCTCTGTCGGCAGCTCTCTTTCTCCgcctccatctctctctctatctctgtttctctctctctctctctctcagttcATCCAGGTGATTCCCCATCGGGTAAACTCCAGGCGACGGCTGCGGAGGGAGATGGCGAGCGCAGCAAGTGGGAGCTCGTCCCAGTTGAGCGCGTCTTCGGTCCCCAGCGCCGGAGATGATGGGATTTGTTGGTCCCCTGTTGCTTATCAGGAGGGGCCACTGGACTACGAGCCAGCCATTTACTGCAGGTGCAAGAAGAAGGCAACAAGATGGATTTCCTGGAGCATTCTGAACCCTGGGAGGAGGTACTTTGCATGCATGAGACGCTGGGTTGGTATTTGCTTCATCTTGGTTTGTTCAGTTTGATTTTGGTGTGGAGCCGCATGTTCAGTTTGTGTCCGTTTGTGCAGGCTGGGGGATGCAAGTTCTGGAAGTGGTATGATGATGACAACACCTCCCCTTTTGTCAAGTAATTGTTGATCGATTTAAGGGACAAGGTTTGGGGTTTGGCTAAGGAGAATGCAAAATTGAGAGCTTCAATTTCAGAGGCAAGGGCACAGATCGACCAACAGCTTGTTCAGAGAGAAACTGATTGGAGGACAGTAGCAGAGAAGGAGGACCAAGTCATTGCACTCAGTGATAAAGTAAAGAAATTTCAGAGATATAGAGTGCTGCTACTGTAAGCATTATTTGGTTATGTTGGTGTTGTTCTTGGCATGATGTTTAAGTAGTAGGTTCAGTGGCATGTTGTGTTATCTGAAATGCTCCCAGTAATGTACAATGTTATGTTACTGAATGAGCAGTATGCCTACTTTTCAATTAAAGTGAATGAGCAAGGTTGTCCAgcattattttctatttttcaagCTAACTGAATTGGTCCCAGCAATGACAAATGAAGTAGAACAGGTAGCACTGCATAGCACTGGCATGCGAGCCATTAGTTTGGCATATTACAGAAAGTAGTGGCCTAAAGTTTGGCACAAATTGGAGCCATTAGTCTGGCATATTACATGACTTAGTAGCCTATAGTCTGGCCAATTACATGACTTAATTGCCATCAGTCAGGCACATTACATCATTTTTTGGATGGTTCCTGGGCATTCACTCTTGCACTTGCAGTCCCAGATGTGACATTAATGGAGACTTTAGCCCTACCCTGTGATGATGACTCACAAATGTTATTGTCAACTGAGTCACAGTTTGATCCTAGCTTCATCCATGCCCTGCTCCAATGATGTGGGGCTGTGTTCATCACTGCTTGTGCTCCTTCAGGTGTCTTCTCAGCCAACTCAGCTCTTGCAATATTGAACAGAGTGATGCATGGAGCCTTAGCACACTTCCAGAACATCTTTTGGTATTCCTTTTTCTTGAATTTCTTCCTCCAATTAGCATAGATATGCCTAGCACAATTTCTATGCTCAGCTCTAGGAAGCCAGGATTGAACTGCATTTAGAATCCCCTTTTGCTGATCTGAGACAATAACCcaaccatctccatctccaatcCCCAAGTCTGTGCATAACAAATAACAGAACCAGACCCATGAATCATTTGTCTCCATCTCGACAACAGCCCAAGCAATAGGATAGATTTGATTGTTTGCATCCCTACCAATAGCACACAATAGCACACCATAAGTTGCTCCTTTGAAGAAGCAACCATCAAGACCAATTACTTTCCTACATCCAGCCAAAAAAACCTTCTTGCATGCATCTAGGCACACATAGATTCTCTGAAACACAGGATCATGAAACTCTGGGTCCAACCTTATAACAATTGTGCTGCCTGGGTTACTCCTTAGAAGTTCTTCCTGGTAGTCATACACTCTGGTGTACTCACCCTTTATCTTATCCAACCATCTGCCCATTACAATAGCCTTTGCTCTCTTGCACTTAGACAAACTGACATTTGCAAACATTTCCTGCTGAACTGTGGCTTGAAGGTGATGTATGCTCCATGTTGGGTTTGCTTTAATCAAACTTTCAAACCTATCTGCAATTCTTCTTGATGTCACAAGTTTGTTATCTCTCCTTTTGGGACATGTGTGCTCATCATTCAGGCTGGTCACAAGCCAACTATCTGATAAAGTAGTCTTCTTCAAAAGGCATACCCATGGACACATGGGCCAATCACATATAGCTCTGACCCTTTTTCCTTCATCTTTGATAAATTTTAAAACCTTCCTTACAGCAATACCATACTGAATAATTGCATCCTTGAACTGTTTCTTATCACTGAACTTCATTCCTAAATCAAATTTAGGGACAACAGCCTTTTTGTCAAACCTGGGAAAATTGTCTCCTTTCCTAATAACCTCTCCATCAGAGCCTCAAATGATTCATCTTCTTGATCACTAGAGTTACCACTAGATGCGGAATTGCCATCTTCAAGGCCACATCCATCAAGTTGGTCAGTTTCATTAACATGAGCATATGCAGATATAGCACCATCTAAATTTTCTAGATCTCCAGACTTAACCTTCTTCTTGAATTCCATCAATTTTGCTTTAATTTCCACTgcttcctcatcctcttctGAAGAACAACAACCACTGGGAAGGTACTCACTATCTGAACTGCTGTCCATTTCTTGTTCCTCCCCCACCTCACTGGAGCACTTCTATAGGTGTAGACTTGACTCCTCTAGTTTGATTGGGTTGCCTTGGATAGCGCTTGTCTTCTTCTCCCCAATGAATTGCACTTCATCTGAGCTACCATCATCAACATCAATAACTGTTCTTCCTCCCATCTCGTTTGCTTCACCATCACTTCTCTCATCACCTGCGAGTGCTTCCAGTTGCATTGCCATAATTCAACAAACACATCTGCAATCTCTCTACCTGTGATAACATCTGACATTAACAGGCACACATTGTCATCATACAACAGCCTAAGCCCATTGCCTAAGTCTTTACCAGGACACAACCAATGCAGCAAAACATCATCTGAACCCACTCCATGATCCCTCAGATGGCCATGATCTCAGGTAAAGAAATTAAGTCTTGATCTATGTAAGACATTCCTTCAGACCCACAGAGATAGTGCATCATCTTCCCATCAAAGAAAAACTCTCCTCCAAAATGAAATCTAACTGCCAGCTTATCCATATCACCCATCTAGAAAATAGCAGATCCAGACCTTGGTCCCTAACCAAAATCATAAGAATATAACAGATCTACAGCCTACGGAGAAGAGGACTCACCTTAATCCACGAGATTCTCCTTCTGTCCTACGGCATTTGCAACAGAGAAGCCCAAGGGCAGCCGCCAGCTTTGAGGGGCAGCGTGAAGGGGAAAGTGAGGGGCTGCTTCTTTTATCTAACCCTAATCTGACATGGACGGGCGCGGGTCAACATCGATGCCAGCTCGGGCCGAAACCGGCGTGGAGCGGGCtcaggggggaggggggggttGCCTGGTTTGGGAAGTTCGGGGGGGTCCGTTAGACGGGTTTGTAGATGGGGGTTGAATTTTAGACCACGTGAAGAGATGGGGGGTGTAATCTGGACTTCTTCCTTAAAAGAATCTAGGTTCCCATTTTGCACCCCAATGGTAGGTCACCCCTACCTTCGTTGCTTCCCACATCCTGCCTAGTAAAAAATCACCTTCAGACAACCAGGAAAGCTAAAGAAGTTTGTACAGCACTAAATTGGTCCTTGTAGTGCAGTCAGCTTTAAGCGGGTTGAGTATATTTACGTTACATTGAAAAAATCTGTATTGACACATTTATGATTGTTCTGTTTAGTGATTTCAGCCTAAACCCCCAGGAGCATTTTCTACTATATTCTCACTCAAGGTGTCATTTTGACCAGTACCAAATTTTTGGTAGGTTTCAAGTGTTGCCATTGCAGTTGTATGTGTATTATATTACCATACTAATCATCATACATACAATATTGACAGATGGTGGCGTGCTCATAAGTCATCACAAAACCTATCCCTAAGTAGACAAAAGTTAGAAGATGCCATGATAAAATTGCATCATGTTAAAGAGAACTATGAACGTGGAAGAAAGATGATATACAGAGGTTGTAATGCTGGACATGATGGAAGATTGCAATGAACAATGTGTTTGAAGTCCATTGGCCTTGTCCTATGAATTTTTCATGTACATAACCAGGCTTGCAGTTCGGTAGCACCTGTAATTTGCAACATCTGCTGGTTAGGACTCCAACTTTGATGCTACtatgtgcatgttttttttttctgccacAACACATGGGCAATAGTTGAGGCCTTGAGGGTACATCGCATGAGGTGACATAGAATTCTGTGGCCGTAGAAATCGCACAGGTATTAAACTAGTTactgaaaacaaaaaaaaaagacaggaCAGGGAGCAGAATGAGGCAATGATGCCAAATGCTAACCTTCAGCGTCACCAAGAGATCGCCGAGGCCATTTGGCTTGCACGATGTCACCACCCCGGCCACCTGACAACAATGTAAAGCCCCAAACGGTCAATGCACAACGCAGTTACGCTCCAATCGGACAAAATAGCCATCAAAATCGAAAGCTTGGCATGCGCCGAACACGCACCAGAGGTGCTCGACATAATGTCTCCTCCTTCTTGATGGCCTTGATCCCCGGCTGCTCCCATGCGCGGTCCCTCCCTGCATCCCACCAAGCCCGCAAAGGTGGACCAATCACACACAGAGAGATTTTACTCGGTAAGAAATGAGAAGAAAGCTCATCAGCGGCGAGGCCCGCGACATGCTCGGAGTTATCCCTCACCGAGGAAGTGGAGCGCGCAGAGCCAAGGGGGCAGCAGGAAGTCGGCGTCCGGGGCCCGCGCGTCCCCGCGTCCGAGTGCGGCGGGAGGCGAGCCGGTGGCGGGGCGGAGACGCGTCATATCctgggctgcggcggcggcgggctcggggatgcggtggtggtgggagggATGCGGGGGCTCGTCCTGGTGAGGGTGGGCGGTGGGGGTGCTGGAGCAGGGGCGGGGGAGGCGCGAGGTAGAGGGGGGACCGAGGCGGATGTCGGAGTCGTCGACGTCCAGCGCCtcccacgcggcggcggcggagtctgGGAGTTGCGCCATGGGAGGGATGGAGAGCAGGCGGCAACTGGCGGCGATGTGGTAGTGGGTCTCGTTTGTTTGTGACGAAGCCGGCCCAGGGTCGGGGAAGTGGCCGACCGGCTG from Setaria italica strain Yugu1 chromosome II, Setaria_italica_v2.0, whole genome shotgun sequence encodes the following:
- the LOC101778315 gene encoding uncharacterized protein LOC101778315 isoform X2, producing MKFSDKKQFKDAIIQYGIAVRKVLKFIKDEGKRVRAICDWPMCPWVCLLKKTTLSDSWLVTSLNDEHTCPKRRDNKLVTSRRIADRFESLIKANPTWSIHHLQATVQQEMFANVSLSKCKRAKAIVMGRWLDKIKGEYTRVYDYQEELLRSNPGSTIVIRLDPEFHDPVFQRIYVCLDACKKVFLAGCRKVIGLDGCFFKGATYGVLLCAIGRDANNQIYPIAWAVVEMETNDSWVWFCYLLCTDLGIGDGDGWVIVSDQQKGILNAVQSWLPRAEHRNCARHIYANWRKKFKKKEYQKMFWKCAKAPCITLFNIARAELAEKTPEGAQAVMNTAPHHWSRAWMKLGSNCDSVDNNICESSSQGRAKVSINVTSGTASARVNAQEPSKK
- the LOC101778315 gene encoding uncharacterized protein LOC101778315 isoform X3 produces the protein MAQLPDSAAAAWEALDVDDSDIRLGPPSTSRLPRPCSSTPTAHPHQDEPPHPSHHHRIPEPAAAAAQDMTRLRPATGSPPAALGRGDARAPDADFLLPPWLCALHFLGRDRAWEQPGIKAIKKEETLCRAPLVAGVVTSCKPNGLGDLLVTLKDPTETVAASVHKKVLLEGNNGQDISIGCVLVLRKVAVFRPTRKACYLNITKVTKMISVFDWNCALELC